The Candidatus Curtissbacteria bacterium genome segment GGGAAATAAAAGTTGACGGTAGGAAGCTAGAGCCGCATGAAATTACTGTGACCGGATCAAGTTATAAAGCTTTAAATTGGCAAAAAGATATGTCTGGGCTTATGGCAATAAGATTGCCAGCAGGCACCCATTTAGTTGAAGCTAAGTTCACAGAAACTCGACTTCGTGCTCTTGCAGATTTAATAACGTTTGTGTCACTAACTGCAGCGCTTTTTGTAGCTCTTCGATATGCTAAAACGTAATCTACCCATCATCGCAATCGTTTTATTAGCTGCAGTTCTGCGACTTTATCATCTTAACAAAGTACCGCCAAGCCTTAACTGGGATGAAATCGCAAATGGTTACAACGCCTACTCAATCCTCAAAACTGGAAAAGATGAGTTTGGAAGCAAATTACCTTTGGCATTCAGGTCTTACGACGATTATAAGAACCCTCTTTATATATATGCAGTCGTTCCATCAATAACCGTCTTTGGGCTCAACGATTTTTCAGTCCGACTTCCCTCCGTTATCATTGGAACTTTAACCATCCTCACAACCTATCTCATGACCAAAGAACTTTTTAAAAACAAAAATATAGCTCTTTTTTCAGCGCTTTTTTTGGCAGTTTCTCCCTGGCATCTCCAATTATCCCGTGTAGCCTTTGACACTAACGCTGCTATTCTTTGGTTTACTCTTGGCATTTGGGCCTTTATAAAGGGTACAAAATCACAAAGCAAAAAAACATTAGCATGGTTTTCGATAACATCTTTGGCGTTTGGATTAAACCTTTTTACATATCACACTGCCCGAGTTTATGTGCCTCCCTTTTCCTTATTTCTCATATTCCTATACCGAAAAGAACTTCAAAACATTAAAAAATACTTAATCTTGCCAGCAATAATTGCCGCCACTTTTGCAATTTGTCTTCTGCCCCTCATTTTCTCAACAGCCGGTCAACAAAGGTATCAAGGAACTACTATATTTGGTGACAAATCGCTCCATTTTAAAAGTGCCGAACTTATTGCCCAGGACGAAAAAAACGGCCAGAAATTTACAGGAAGAGTTTTACATAATCGCCGTTTTGTTTATATACCCAAACTTATAGAAAATTATCTTTCGCACTTTAGTTCGAACTTTCTTTTCTTCGACGCTGATCTTGAAATACACCACGCACCAGAGATAGGGCTACTGTACTTATGGGATTTACCTTTTATAGTCGCGGGCGCCTACTTCTTAATAAGAGGCAATTTCGACCAAAAAACTAAATTGCTCTTAATTTTCTGGTTTTTAACAGCGCCAATTGCTTCGGCAATTACCTGGGAGGCACCTCACGCAAGAAGAAGCGAAATGTTTCTTCCCGTATATCAAATTCTTGCCGCAATCGGCGTTTTAACACTTATTAGTTACACAAAAAGAAAAACTCTACTTACGACTTTGATATTCTCAGCCCTATTTCTTAATGTTGCCTTTTACCTCCACCAATACCACAAACATCTCCCTCTGGAATTTGCTAAATCTTGGCTTTACGGCAGAAAAGAGGCTGTTATGTTCACAGAAACAAACAAGCAAAATTATGAGAAAGTTATAGTTTCAACTAAATTGGAGCAGCCGCATGAGTTTTGGCTGTATTACTCAAAGTACGACCCTCAAAAATATCTAGAAGAAGGAGGAACAATCTCCGGCGGTTTTTTGGAAACGAGGAATAAGTTCGACAAATACTATTTCAAACCGATCGAATATGAAAAACAAAAACAAGAGGCCAAAACTTTGTTCGTCACCCTTCCTTCAGAACTCCCATCAAACACTACTCTGCTTAAAGTTATAAAATATCCAAACGGGGAAGACGCGATTTACATCTTCAATTAAATGAAAAAGTACCTATTTGTCTCAATAATACTTCTTGCGTCGATCCTAAGGCTTTATCATCTCGGATCCACACCCCCCTCACTTTACTGGGATGAAGCGTCATTAGGCTATAATGCTTATTCAATTTTAAAAACGGGCCATGACGAGCATGGAAATTTCCTACCACTAACCAACTTTCCCGCCTTCGGCGACTACAAACCGCCGCTTTATATTTACGCAACCGTTCCCTCAATTGCAATTTTTGGCCTAAGCGAATTTGGGATAAGGTTCCCGTCAGTTTTTTTTGGAATCTTAACCGTAGCGTTAACATATTTCCTGGCAAGAAAAATATTCAAAAATGAAACAGTAGCAATTCTTGCCGCTTTTTTTCTGGCAATTTCTCCTTGGCACCTGCAGCTTTCAAGAGGTGCATTTGAAGGAAATTTAGCCTTATTTTTCTCGACTTTGGGAATTTATCTTTTCGCTAAATTTGCTCAAGATAAACCAGCCTACATTTTTCCGTCAGCTCTATCATTCCTACTTGCGATGAATACGTTTACAGCCCAAAGGCTCTTTGTGCCATTTATCCTATTGATTCTTGCCATCCAGTTTAGAAAACAAATTCTTGACAATATTAAAGTTGTCGCAGTTTCGGCAGTCATCGCCGGAGTTTTATTTTGGCCACTTTTTAATTTCGCAACTCGAACCATGGAAGGCAGGCTTCGTTTCAACGAAGTCTCTATATTTAAAGACTTAAAGCCCAGCGATGAATCTATTAAATATAGAAACCAAGACAATAACCCGTTAATCTCAAGGGTAATCCACAACAGAAGACTTTTTTACGCCAATGAGTATCTTAAGCATTATCTTGACGCCTTTAATCCAACATTTCTTTTCACAAAAGGCGACATAAACCCCCGCCTTTCAATGCAAGAAGTTGGTGAGCTTTATTACGTTGATATTGCACTTATCACGGCTGGGATATATTTTTTAATTTCAAAAAAACACAAATATGGTTTCCTGTTGCTTGGGTGGCTACTTGTATCTCCTCTCGGGCCTGCAACAGCAAGGGAAACACCACACGCCCTGAGAATGATTCACATCTTGCCTACATTTCAACTCATAGCGGCCTTTGGTCTCTATCATCTATACCAAAAGATAAAGGTAAAGAAAATATTCATAACAGCAATTACCTTGCTTCTCGTAGGCCAATTCATATTTTACTTACACATATATTACGTCCACTGGCCACGCGAGTATTCTGGAGAATGGCAATACGGATACAAACAGATGGTAAATGCCATCGAACCCTTGTACCAAGAAGCTGACCAGATAATAGTAACCAAGAACCTTGGAAGACCCTATATATATCTCTTACTTTACTTACAATACCCTCCCGATAAGTACGTTCAAAATGCTAAGATTACAAGGGACCAATTTTACTTTATAAACGTTGATGGCTTTGAAAAATTTCATTTTGTTTACTCCCAAAATGAAGTTGAACAGCGAGGAAATATCATATACGTTATGCCAAGAGGAGGCACGCCTTCTGGCGCACAAAAGATTGAAGAAATTAAAAACCTAAAAGGAGAAACGGTTTTCGAAATATCAAAAATTAGTTTAAACCAATGACAAGTCTTGCCAAATTTTTACAAAAACCAATTATATTTTGGATCCTAATAACCGCAACGTACTTTGCAACAAGGCTAATAAATCTTTCTATTATCCCCATTTTTACAGACGAAGCCATTTATTCATTCTGGGCTCAAGTTGCTTTAAATGACCCTGCAAATAGGTATATTTCCTTAGTAGACGGCAAACAGCCTTTGTTTATATGGCTTGCGGCAATTAGCCAAAGGGTAGTCAGCGAGCCGTTAATCGCAAGCAGATTAGTCTCTGTCTTTGCTGGGTTCGCTTCAATAGTCGGCATTTATTTATTAGGACGAGAGCTATTTAGCAAAAAAACTGCCATTTTGGCATCCTTACTATATTTAGTGTTGCCCTTCACACTCTTGTACGACCGAATAGCCCTTTACGACTCACTTCTTACAACGTTTTGTATTTATGCCGTATTTTTTACAGCAAGACTTGCAAAAAAACCCGCCCTCGATACTGCTTTTTTAGCGGCATTTGCAATTGGTGGCTCCCTAATCACCAAATCCTCTGGATTCTTCTTCCTTTACCTAATGCCTTTTTCCCTTATTCTCTTCAACTTCAAGAAGAATGTTGCAAGGTCGCTTGCAGTATGGGGGTCGTATGCATTTTTAATTTTTGTGTTGTCGCAAGTTATCTTCAACAGCCTTAGGCTTTCACCTCTTTTCTACATAATTGAACAGAAAAACGCGGAATTTATAAGAACTACGCAAGACGTAATAACAAATCCTACCGATTCTGTTATCTCAAACTTCACAACAATGGTTGGTTGGCTTAACTCCTATATCGGAACAGGTTTGTTGATCGTTTTTGTAGCAAGCGTTATCTACGCACTTATCAAAAGAAACAAAGCAGCCATATTTTTATCAGCATACATTTTTGCTCCGTTTGCCTTCGAAGTTTTATACAACGAGATCTTGTACCCGCGATTTATGCTGTTTTATTTCCCTTTCATCTTGCTGATGATTGCCTACTTCACAACAACACTTCTTGAAAAATTTCCGCAGCGCAGAAAAATTATCGTGGTTGTTTTTGCATTACTACTCCTTATGCCCACGCTTAACTCAGTGAAGCTTCTCACAGACCCACCTTCAGCAAAAATTGCCAAGAGCGATTCGGACCAATATTTCAATTCTTGGCCCGCAGGATATGGTGTCAATGAAGTCGTAAGCATCTTAAAAAATGAATCAAAAGACAAAGACATATATGTTGGAACGCAAGGTACTTTCGGGCTCTTTCCTTATGCTCTCAACATTTATTTTCCAACAGGCAGCAGGGTCCACATATCGAGTTACTGGCCCGTCGATCCAACTAACATACCAGAACAGATTCTCGCGGCTTCAAAAAATAATAAAACATTTTTTATATTTAATGAGAATCAAGCCGAAGTCAACAATCCACGTCTCAAAGAGGTCGCTAAATTCCAAAAGGGAATAGGCAGTAGTTACATGCGACTCTACGAAGTAAATCCCGGCCGCAATTTGGAGTGAAAAGCAAAACAATATTATTTACGATACTAGCACTCGCGTTTGCCCTAAGGTTTTTCCAGTTAGGCCAAGTACCGCCTAGTCTTAACTGGGATGAAAACAGCAATGCTTACAATGCATACTCAATACTCAAAACTGGTAGGGACGAATACGGAAATTTCTTACCGCTTGCAAATCGTTCGTTTGACGATTACAAGCCTCCTCTTTATATGTATCTTAGCGTCCCATCGATAGCAATTTTCGGCCTCACCCCTTTTGCAGCAAGGTTACCGTCCGCAGTCTTTGGCTTTCTGACAGTTCCACTTGTATATTTATTAGCAAGAAAACTTTTCCAAAATTCATCAAACAAAGAAACGATTGCACTTATTGCTGCCCTTCTACTCTCAATAGCGCCCTGGCACTTACATTTTTCAAGAATAGGGCTAGAAGCAAATATCGGTCTTTTTCTAACAGTTGCAGCTGTAACAACTTTCCTATATGGCATAACCAATAAAAAATTACTCATATTATCAGCCGTCCTCTTTGTTCTTTCCCTTTATGCCTACCACGCTCAACGAGCAACAACCCCTCTTCTTCTTTTAACGCTCGTTGTGATTTTTAAAAATGAAATAAGAAATTTCCCTAAAAAATATAAAGCTGCGTTTGTTGCCATTATCCTAACAGGTGTAGCTATCCTAATTATTCTTGCACCCCGAGAGACTTTTACCGGTAGATTGCAGCAAGCCGGGAGTGAAGCACGAAGAGAGGATATCGAAAAATCAATTAAGTACTTAGAATATGATAACCTTTCACCTTTTTCAAAAATAGTCCATAACCGTAGGGTGACCATTGCTCAAACCGCACTCAACAATTACCTACAAAGTTTTGATTTAAATTTCCTCTTTACAAGAGGTGACGACAACTCAAGGCATCACGTCGACGGCATTGGGATGCTATATCTCTTTCAGCTACCGCTTGCGCTTATTGGGATATTTCTTCTTGTAAAACACAAGAATAAAGAGGCATTACTTATACTAGCTTGGCTGTTAATCGCCCCCATCCCAGTCGCGCTTGCCAGGCCTTCTCCACACGCCATAAGGAGCTTCAGCATGGTAATACCTTTAACCATAATTTGTGCACTTGCACTCAGCGTCTTAATTCAGCAGAAGGGGAAGTATAGAATAATTGCTCAAGGGGTGACAATCATCGCAGTTGCATCGTCCTTATTCATATACCTGCACGAATACTTTTACCACTATCCAATCACTCATGCTTTCTCCTGGCAATATGGATACGCTCAAGCAGCAGTAGAATCAAATAAACTCAAAAACGATTTTGACAAGGTTATAGTAGACAAATCGATTGAACAGGCTTATGTATTCTGGCTCTTTAATACGAAATACGACCCAAAGAACTTCCAAGAAAACGGAAACGCTAACTCTTTTGATAAGTTTTACTTCTCAGATCAAGCACCGACGAACCCAAGAGAACTCTTTGTCAGTGCGTCAGATTTACCCGAAGGATTTAAAACTGTCGCATTAATAAATCTCCCAAACGGGGAAAAATCGATTAAAATTGGTTACAAGGAAAAATGAAAAAAACACAAATTTCTGTCGCACTGGCTACATTTAATGAAGAAGAAAACATAATAGACTGCATAGAATCGGTAAATAAATTTGCGGACGAAGTAGTAATTGCAGACGGCGCATCTGTCGATCGAACTGCGGAGATCGCGGAAAAACTAGGCGCAAAGGTAATTAAAACAACAAATAAACCGATGTTCCACACCAACAAAAATCTTGCGATAGATAACTGTCATGGACAGTGGATATTTTTAATAGACGCAGACGAAAGGGTGTCTGAAGAACTAGCACGCGAAATTAAAGAAACTATTAAAAAAACACCTTCCGAAAACGGTTTTTGGATTAACAGAAGAAACTGGTTTTTGGGCGGGTACTTAACAAAAGGCGGCGCATATCCCGACAGTGTTATAAGACTCTTTAGAAAAGGTAAGGGT includes the following:
- a CDS encoding glycosyltransferase family 2 protein; amino-acid sequence: MKKTQISVALATFNEEENIIDCIESVNKFADEVVIADGASVDRTAEIAEKLGAKVIKTTNKPMFHTNKNLAIDNCHGQWIFLIDADERVSEELAREIKETIKKTPSENGFWINRRNWFLGGYLTKGGAYPDSVIRLFRKGKGRLPEISVHEQVKIKGDVGHLRNDILHLADPNFSRYLTRANRYTSFTASKLKEQNTRTDILTFLYYVLIKPPVTFLKIYFRHRGYKDGFRGFIWALFSGAHHYYAYVKYWHENGTKIR
- a CDS encoding glycosyltransferase family 39 protein produces the protein MKSKTILFTILALAFALRFFQLGQVPPSLNWDENSNAYNAYSILKTGRDEYGNFLPLANRSFDDYKPPLYMYLSVPSIAIFGLTPFAARLPSAVFGFLTVPLVYLLARKLFQNSSNKETIALIAALLLSIAPWHLHFSRIGLEANIGLFLTVAAVTTFLYGITNKKLLILSAVLFVLSLYAYHAQRATTPLLLLTLVVIFKNEIRNFPKKYKAAFVAIILTGVAILIILAPRETFTGRLQQAGSEARREDIEKSIKYLEYDNLSPFSKIVHNRRVTIAQTALNNYLQSFDLNFLFTRGDDNSRHHVDGIGMLYLFQLPLALIGIFLLVKHKNKEALLILAWLLIAPIPVALARPSPHAIRSFSMVIPLTIICALALSVLIQQKGKYRIIAQGVTIIAVASSLFIYLHEYFYHYPITHAFSWQYGYAQAAVESNKLKNDFDKVIVDKSIEQAYVFWLFNTKYDPKNFQENGNANSFDKFYFSDQAPTNPRELFVSASDLPEGFKTVALINLPNGEKSIKIGYKEK
- a CDS encoding phospholipid carrier-dependent glycosyltransferase; amino-acid sequence: MKKYLFVSIILLASILRLYHLGSTPPSLYWDEASLGYNAYSILKTGHDEHGNFLPLTNFPAFGDYKPPLYIYATVPSIAIFGLSEFGIRFPSVFFGILTVALTYFLARKIFKNETVAILAAFFLAISPWHLQLSRGAFEGNLALFFSTLGIYLFAKFAQDKPAYIFPSALSFLLAMNTFTAQRLFVPFILLILAIQFRKQILDNIKVVAVSAVIAGVLFWPLFNFATRTMEGRLRFNEVSIFKDLKPSDESIKYRNQDNNPLISRVIHNRRLFYANEYLKHYLDAFNPTFLFTKGDINPRLSMQEVGELYYVDIALITAGIYFLISKKHKYGFLLLGWLLVSPLGPATARETPHALRMIHILPTFQLIAAFGLYHLYQKIKVKKIFITAITLLLVGQFIFYLHIYYVHWPREYSGEWQYGYKQMVNAIEPLYQEADQIIVTKNLGRPYIYLLLYLQYPPDKYVQNAKITRDQFYFINVDGFEKFHFVYSQNEVEQRGNIIYVMPRGGTPSGAQKIEEIKNLKGETVFEISKISLNQ
- a CDS encoding glycosyltransferase family 39 protein, which codes for MLKRNLPIIAIVLLAAVLRLYHLNKVPPSLNWDEIANGYNAYSILKTGKDEFGSKLPLAFRSYDDYKNPLYIYAVVPSITVFGLNDFSVRLPSVIIGTLTILTTYLMTKELFKNKNIALFSALFLAVSPWHLQLSRVAFDTNAAILWFTLGIWAFIKGTKSQSKKTLAWFSITSLAFGLNLFTYHTARVYVPPFSLFLIFLYRKELQNIKKYLILPAIIAATFAICLLPLIFSTAGQQRYQGTTIFGDKSLHFKSAELIAQDEKNGQKFTGRVLHNRRFVYIPKLIENYLSHFSSNFLFFDADLEIHHAPEIGLLYLWDLPFIVAGAYFLIRGNFDQKTKLLLIFWFLTAPIASAITWEAPHARRSEMFLPVYQILAAIGVLTLISYTKRKTLLTTLIFSALFLNVAFYLHQYHKHLPLEFAKSWLYGRKEAVMFTETNKQNYEKVIVSTKLEQPHEFWLYYSKYDPQKYLEEGGTISGGFLETRNKFDKYYFKPIEYEKQKQEAKTLFVTLPSELPSNTTLLKVIKYPNGEDAIYIFN
- a CDS encoding glycosyltransferase family 39 protein, yielding MTSLAKFLQKPIIFWILITATYFATRLINLSIIPIFTDEAIYSFWAQVALNDPANRYISLVDGKQPLFIWLAAISQRVVSEPLIASRLVSVFAGFASIVGIYLLGRELFSKKTAILASLLYLVLPFTLLYDRIALYDSLLTTFCIYAVFFTARLAKKPALDTAFLAAFAIGGSLITKSSGFFFLYLMPFSLILFNFKKNVARSLAVWGSYAFLIFVLSQVIFNSLRLSPLFYIIEQKNAEFIRTTQDVITNPTDSVISNFTTMVGWLNSYIGTGLLIVFVASVIYALIKRNKAAIFLSAYIFAPFAFEVLYNEILYPRFMLFYFPFILLMIAYFTTTLLEKFPQRRKIIVVVFALLLLMPTLNSVKLLTDPPSAKIAKSDSDQYFNSWPAGYGVNEVVSILKNESKDKDIYVGTQGTFGLFPYALNIYFPTGSRVHISSYWPVDPTNIPEQILAASKNNKTFFIFNENQAEVNNPRLKEVAKFQKGIGSSYMRLYEVNPGRNLE